The Streptomyces sp. NBC_00102 genome segment CGGGAGATCACCTCGTGACGGACATACGGCTCGGTCTGATCGGCGCCGGAGCGGTCGGCGTCCTGCACGCACAGGCCGCCGGGACCACCTCCGGGGTGCGCGTCACCGCCGTCTGCGACCTCGTGGAAGCGACCGCGCGCGGGGTCGCCGAGCCCCTGGGCGCCGCCGTTTTCGCCGACCACCGCGCGCTGATCGCCTCCGGCACCGTCGACGCCGTCGTGGTCAACACCCCGCACGCCCTGCACACCGCGATCGTGACCGACAGCGCGGCGGCCGGTCTGCACGTCCTGGTCGAGAAGCCGATGGCCACCAACTCCGCCGAGTGCACGGTCATGGAACGGGCTTGCGCGGACGCCGGAGTGGTGCTCTTCGTGGGGCACATCCAGCACTTCCTGCCGCCGATGGTGGCGGCCCGCGCGGCGCTCGACGCGGACGCCATCGGCGAACTCCTCGCCGTCAGCGACTGGCGCTCCACCGACTACCGCCCGGGCAGCCGCCCCGACTGGTTCTTCGACCCGGCCGTCTCCGGTGGCGGCGTCTTCGTCAACATCGGTACGCACTGTGTGGACCGGCTCGTCTGGCTGGCCGGCCGCCGGGTCCGCGCGGTCAGCGCCAACGCCGTGCACCGGGCCGGTGCGCTCCCCGGCATCGAGACCGACATGATGGCCCGGCTGGAACTGGAAGGCGGCCTCGTCGGGCACATCGGGGTCACCAGCACCGGGCTGCCCTCCCGCGACGAGCTGATGCTGATCGGCGAGCGCGGCGCGATCCGGGTGGCGCGCGGCTCCGGCGCAACCCTGCACACCGAGCACGTGCCCGGCGCCACCCCCACCGTGCTCGCCGCCGAGTCCCCCCAGGACGTGCC includes the following:
- a CDS encoding Gfo/Idh/MocA family protein, encoding MTDIRLGLIGAGAVGVLHAQAAGTTSGVRVTAVCDLVEATARGVAEPLGAAVFADHRALIASGTVDAVVVNTPHALHTAIVTDSAAAGLHVLVEKPMATNSAECTVMERACADAGVVLFVGHIQHFLPPMVAARAALDADAIGELLAVSDWRSTDYRPGSRPDWFFDPAVSGGGVFVNIGTHCVDRLVWLAGRRVRAVSANAVHRAGALPGIETDMMARLELEGGLVGHIGVTSTGLPSRDELMLIGERGAIRVARGSGATLHTEHVPGATPTVLAAESPQDVPRAFAAQLAAFGSAVRGERAPAVTADHGRHVIEVIEAVYRSSATGARVETPAPVGAPAA